One region of Mycolicibacterium lutetiense genomic DNA includes:
- a CDS encoding methyltransferase: MTPAKVPPARLVRVVERVRHHLRRVHQRAVPPPAAMLEMILSAWVAQGIAAAAQLGVADALADGPLRPDELARRVAANPDTLDRLMRALVSEGVFRRTRDGRYALNPLADTLRTDAPVSVGAMAKLVGSPQHREHWSHLDDAVRTGEAVIPKLRGQSAFDYMGSVPELAAIFNDAMTSISELAIAPVAAAYDFTRFGTIADVGGGHGRLLAAVLTAAPAARGMLYDLPHVVEGAPAMLTKYEVAERVRVIPGSFFDNVPAGADAYVLKNIIHDWPDEEALTILRNVRAAAAPGATLLLIEAVIPDHDREFLGKWVDMEMLIGIAARERSEDDYRRLYQQAGFQLTRVVETASPFSVVEGTAV; encoded by the coding sequence GTGACTCCCGCCAAGGTGCCACCCGCTCGATTGGTTCGCGTGGTCGAACGGGTCCGCCACCACCTGCGTCGCGTGCATCAACGCGCCGTGCCACCGCCCGCGGCGATGCTGGAGATGATCCTGAGCGCCTGGGTCGCCCAGGGCATCGCGGCCGCCGCACAGCTCGGGGTGGCCGACGCGCTGGCCGACGGGCCGCTGCGCCCCGATGAGCTGGCGCGCCGCGTCGCCGCCAACCCCGACACGCTGGACAGGCTGATGCGAGCCCTGGTCAGCGAGGGCGTCTTCCGCCGTACCCGTGACGGACGCTATGCACTGAACCCGCTGGCCGACACCCTGCGCACCGATGCGCCGGTGTCCGTCGGGGCGATGGCGAAACTCGTGGGCTCACCGCAGCATCGCGAGCACTGGAGCCATCTCGACGACGCGGTCCGCACCGGTGAGGCCGTCATCCCCAAGCTCCGTGGCCAATCCGCGTTCGACTACATGGGCTCGGTGCCCGAACTCGCCGCAATCTTCAACGACGCCATGACGAGCATCTCCGAGCTCGCGATCGCGCCGGTGGCGGCCGCCTACGACTTCACCCGGTTCGGCACCATCGCCGATGTCGGCGGCGGACACGGCCGGCTGCTGGCCGCCGTGCTGACGGCCGCCCCCGCAGCCCGCGGCATGCTCTACGACCTGCCGCACGTGGTCGAGGGGGCGCCGGCAATGTTAACCAAATACGAAGTGGCCGAACGGGTCCGCGTGATCCCCGGGTCCTTCTTCGACAATGTCCCCGCGGGCGCCGACGCCTACGTGCTGAAAAACATCATTCATGACTGGCCCGACGAAGAGGCCCTGACGATCCTGCGCAACGTGCGCGCCGCCGCCGCCCCGGGAGCAACCCTGCTGCTGATCGAGGCCGTCATCCCAGACCATGACCGTGAGTTCCTCGGCAAGTGGGTCGACATGGAGATGTTGATCGGCATCGCCGCCCGGGAACGCAGCGAGGACGACTACCGTCGGCTCTACCAACAGGCGGGTTTCCAACTCACCCGCGTGGTGGAGACCGCCTCGCCGTTCAGCGTGGTGGAGGGTACGGCGGTCTAG
- a CDS encoding TetR/AcrR family transcriptional regulator: MAGGTKRLPRAVREQQMLDAAVQIFSVNGYHETSMDAIAAEAEISKPMLYLYYGSKEELFGACLNRELTRFVDVVRGEIDFTQSPKELLRSAVLAFLTYIDANRASWMVLYTQATSSQAFAHTVREGRERIIDLVARLLSTGTRNPQPDSDFEMMAVALVGAGEAIAGRVSTGDADVDEAAELMINLFWRGLKGAPSDAGTQSATAG; encoded by the coding sequence ATGGCAGGTGGAACCAAGCGGCTGCCGCGGGCCGTCCGCGAACAGCAGATGCTCGATGCTGCGGTGCAGATTTTCTCGGTCAACGGCTATCACGAGACTTCGATGGACGCGATCGCCGCGGAGGCCGAGATCTCCAAGCCGATGCTGTACCTCTATTACGGCTCCAAGGAGGAGTTGTTCGGCGCCTGCCTGAACCGCGAGCTGACCCGGTTCGTGGACGTGGTTCGTGGGGAGATCGACTTCACCCAGAGCCCCAAGGAGCTGCTGCGGAGCGCGGTGCTGGCGTTCCTGACCTACATCGACGCCAACCGGGCGTCCTGGATGGTGCTCTACACCCAGGCCACCAGCTCGCAGGCGTTCGCGCACACCGTCCGCGAGGGTCGCGAGCGGATCATCGACCTGGTGGCCCGGTTGCTCAGTACCGGTACGCGTAATCCTCAGCCCGACAGCGACTTCGAGATGATGGCGGTGGCGCTCGTGGGCGCCGGTGAGGCGATCGCCGGCCGGGTGAGCACCGGGGATGCCGACGTCGACGAGGCCGCCGAGCTGATGATCAACCTGTTCTGGCGCGGGCTGAAGGGCGCGCCGTCGGACGCGGGAACGCAGTCGGCCACCGCCGGCTAG
- a CDS encoding glycoside hydrolase family 3 N-terminal domain-containing protein, which translates to MASPRLVAGFAALSGLLLACSPSTPSSAPESQSPDTKPMSTTAPLPATPVCDLAALSPRDKLAQLLTVGVKDAADASAVVSSQHVGGIMIGSWTDLSMVNEGSLREISAAGPLPLAVSVDEEGGRVSRLSSLIGEQPSARVLAQTKSVDEVYGIALDRGQKMRGLGITVDFAPVVDVTSDADDTVIGDRSFGDNPATVTDYAGAYARGLRDAGVLPVLKHFPGHGHGSGDSHTGSVTTPPLADLKANDLVPYATLTTQGPVAVMLGHLEVPDLTGSDPASLSPAAYQLLRSGEYGGPGFNGLVYTDDLSSMAAINQRYGVAAAVLKSFQAGADNALWITTDEVPAVLDGLERALADGQLNQAAVDASVQRNVDAKGGVHC; encoded by the coding sequence ATGGCTTCTCCGCGTCTTGTCGCAGGTTTCGCAGCGTTGTCCGGACTGTTGCTGGCGTGCTCCCCGAGCACCCCGTCGTCGGCACCCGAGTCTCAATCCCCGGATACGAAGCCGATGTCGACCACTGCGCCGCTCCCGGCGACGCCGGTATGTGACCTGGCTGCCCTGTCGCCCCGGGACAAGCTCGCCCAACTGCTGACCGTCGGGGTCAAGGATGCGGCCGATGCAAGTGCCGTGGTGAGCAGCCAGCACGTCGGCGGCATCATGATCGGCAGCTGGACCGACCTGTCGATGGTCAACGAAGGATCGCTGCGCGAGATCTCGGCCGCCGGTCCCCTGCCACTGGCGGTCAGCGTGGACGAAGAGGGCGGTCGGGTGTCGCGGTTGTCCTCGTTGATCGGCGAGCAGCCGTCGGCCCGCGTCCTCGCCCAGACCAAATCCGTCGACGAGGTGTACGGCATCGCGCTGGACCGCGGTCAGAAGATGCGCGGACTCGGCATCACCGTCGACTTCGCACCGGTCGTCGATGTCACCTCGGACGCCGACGACACCGTCATCGGTGACCGGTCCTTCGGCGACAATCCGGCCACGGTCACCGACTACGCGGGCGCCTACGCCCGCGGGCTGCGCGATGCCGGGGTGCTCCCGGTGCTCAAGCACTTCCCGGGTCACGGTCACGGCTCGGGTGATTCGCACACCGGCTCGGTGACCACCCCGCCGCTGGCCGATCTGAAGGCCAACGATCTGGTGCCCTACGCCACCCTCACCACGCAGGGCCCGGTGGCCGTGATGCTCGGACACCTGGAGGTACCGGACCTGACCGGTTCCGATCCGGCCAGCCTCAGCCCCGCCGCGTACCAGCTGCTGCGCTCGGGCGAATACGGCGGCCCGGGCTTCAACGGTCTGGTCTACACCGACGACCTGTCCAGCATGGCCGCGATCAACCAGCGTTACGGAGTGGCGGCTGCAGTGCTCAAGTCGTTCCAGGCCGGGGCCGACAACGCGTTGTGGATCACCACTGACGAGGTGCCCGCGGTGCTGGACGGCCTGGAGAGGGCACTGGCCGACGGTCAGCTGAACCAGGCTGCGGTGGACGCCTCGGTGCAACGCAATGTGGATGCCAAGGGCGGCGTGCACTGCTAG
- a CDS encoding DUF2613 domain-containing protein, producing the protein MNRFVIPSAASIVVGLLLGAAAVFGVTLMVQQDTKPPLQAGDPASSVLNRVEYGDRS; encoded by the coding sequence GTGAACCGGTTCGTCATCCCCTCCGCGGCCAGCATTGTCGTCGGGCTGCTGTTGGGGGCGGCTGCCGTTTTCGGTGTGACGCTGATGGTGCAGCAGGACACGAAGCCTCCGCTGCAGGCGGGCGACCCGGCGTCATCGGTGCTCAACAGGGTCGAGTACGGCGACCGGTCCTAG
- a CDS encoding alpha-(1->3)-arabinofuranosyltransferase, with product MARRWLWVVAAATLLLTFAQSPGEISPDTKLDLTANPLRFLARAFNLWNSDLPFGQAQNQAYGYLFPHGAFFLAGDLLGIPGWITQRLWWALLLTVGFWGMLRLAETLGIGSTSSRVLGALAFTLSPRVLTTVGAISSETLPIMLAPWVLLPVILAFRGDRNLRLMAARSAGAVALMGAVNAVATLTGCLAAIIWWACHRPNRLWWRFTAWWFGCTALAIAWWVVALVMLGRISPPFLDFIESSGVTTQWMSLTEMLRGTHTWTPFVASSATAAASMVTSTVAVLATTLVAAAGLAGLALRSMPARGRLITMLLIGVVLLGLGYSGGLGSPVATAVQDFLDGTGTPLRNLSKLDPVLRLPLALGVAHLLGRIPLPGSVPRPVWLRAFARPERDKRVAVAIVVLAALAAGTSLAWTGRIAPTGTFTAIPQYWHDTADWLDEHNTDRGRVLVAPGAPFATQTWGNSHDEPLQVLGSSPWGVRDSIPLTPPETIRALDSVQRLFAAGRPSAGLADTLARQGISYVVLRNDLEPDASRSARPVLVHRALEGSRGVTKVAEFGDASGPGMLEGFVADSGLRPHYPSVEIYRVDTGGINPAAPYLVDADAMTRVAGAPEALLRLDERRRLAGQPPLGPMLLTTDAERAGLPVQPDGSAGVIVTDTPTAREIDYGRVDDHASAIRAPDDARHTHNRVPDYPAGDAAPVYGKWSGGRVSVSSSAADSTALPNVAPATGPPAAIDGDGSTSWVSNALQAAVGQWLQVDFDHPVTNATLTITPSATAVGAQVRRIEVATATGTSSLRFDTAGQQLTIPLPVGETPWVRVTATATNDGSSGVQFGITDLSVTQYDASGFAHPINLRHTVEVPAPPADSVVAQWDLGTELLGRPGCADSPAGVRCAAALALASEEQVNLSRTLTVPTPTDVEPTVWIRSRQGPNLADLVAQPGTTRASGDADPIDVLGSSYAATDGDPRTSWTAPQRVVQFKAPPTLTLKLPAPIEVGALRIDPGASQPPAHPTLVSIDLGDGPQVHKLTDNGKAQTAQLKPRVTDTITVSLLDWNDIIDRTSLGFDQLKPPGLAELTVLDVHGKPVAAADSAANRKRTVALPCGQGPIIGVAGQFIQTSVRTTVGALLDGDPIPALTCRTGPVTLPAGQQELLVSPGAAFVVDGVALNTPAATQLRTATTTPVDAPVWSPDRRQVDVPRSDHARVLVVPESVNPGWIARTADGVALTVVKANGWQQGWVIPAGKDGPVTLSFPSNRPYRIGLIGGLSLLPILALLALWPARRRSPELDPVRPWQPSPQLIAAAVLTAGTAIAGLPGLLVAGATLGVRYLLRDRHLWQERLTVAVAAGGLTLAGATLSQYPWRSVDGYVGHSPWVQLLALLSITFVAASTITFD from the coding sequence CTGGCGCGGCGTTGGCTGTGGGTCGTCGCCGCCGCCACACTGCTCCTGACTTTCGCCCAGTCGCCCGGAGAGATCTCACCCGATACCAAGCTGGACCTCACCGCCAATCCGCTGAGGTTTCTGGCTCGCGCCTTCAATCTGTGGAACAGCGACCTGCCGTTCGGGCAGGCACAGAACCAGGCCTACGGCTACCTGTTTCCCCACGGTGCGTTCTTCCTGGCCGGCGATCTGCTGGGGATTCCCGGCTGGATCACCCAGCGGCTGTGGTGGGCCCTGCTGCTGACCGTGGGCTTCTGGGGAATGCTGCGCCTGGCCGAGACCCTTGGCATCGGCAGCACCAGTTCGCGGGTCCTCGGTGCCCTCGCGTTCACCCTGTCACCGCGCGTACTGACCACCGTCGGTGCGATCTCCTCCGAGACGCTGCCGATCATGCTGGCACCGTGGGTGCTGTTGCCGGTCATCCTGGCCTTTCGCGGGGACAGGAACCTACGTCTCATGGCCGCCCGGTCCGCGGGCGCTGTGGCGTTGATGGGTGCGGTCAACGCGGTCGCGACACTGACCGGCTGCCTGGCCGCGATCATCTGGTGGGCCTGTCACCGGCCGAACCGGCTGTGGTGGCGATTCACCGCGTGGTGGTTCGGCTGCACCGCACTGGCCATCGCCTGGTGGGTCGTGGCCCTGGTGATGTTGGGCCGGATCAGCCCGCCGTTTCTGGACTTCATCGAATCCTCGGGTGTCACCACACAGTGGATGTCGCTGACCGAGATGCTGCGCGGCACCCACACCTGGACCCCGTTCGTCGCCTCCTCCGCCACCGCGGCGGCATCAATGGTGACAAGCACCGTCGCGGTGCTGGCCACCACCTTGGTGGCGGCGGCCGGATTGGCCGGGCTGGCGCTGCGCTCGATGCCGGCGCGGGGCCGCCTGATCACCATGCTGTTGATCGGCGTGGTGCTGCTCGGCCTGGGCTATTCCGGGGGGCTGGGCTCCCCGGTGGCGACGGCCGTTCAGGATTTCCTGGACGGAACGGGCACGCCGCTGCGTAACCTGTCCAAGCTCGATCCGGTGCTGCGACTGCCGCTGGCGCTGGGTGTGGCTCATCTGTTGGGCCGGATCCCATTGCCGGGCAGCGTCCCCCGGCCGGTGTGGTTGCGGGCCTTCGCCCGGCCCGAACGCGACAAGCGCGTCGCGGTGGCGATCGTGGTGCTCGCCGCTCTGGCAGCCGGTACGTCGCTCGCCTGGACCGGCCGGATCGCCCCCACCGGAACGTTCACCGCAATCCCGCAGTACTGGCACGACACCGCGGACTGGCTCGACGAACACAACACCGACCGGGGCCGGGTCCTGGTCGCACCCGGCGCCCCGTTCGCCACCCAGACCTGGGGCAACAGCCACGACGAGCCGTTGCAGGTACTCGGGTCGAGCCCGTGGGGCGTGCGGGATTCGATCCCACTGACACCGCCGGAGACGATCCGCGCGCTGGATTCGGTACAGCGCTTGTTCGCTGCCGGCCGCCCTTCCGCTGGGCTGGCCGATACCCTTGCCCGGCAGGGTATCTCGTATGTCGTACTGCGCAACGATCTGGAGCCCGACGCGTCCCGGTCAGCCCGCCCGGTGCTGGTGCACCGTGCGTTGGAAGGATCCCGCGGGGTCACCAAAGTCGCCGAGTTCGGCGACGCATCGGGACCTGGGATGTTGGAAGGCTTCGTCGCCGACAGCGGCCTGCGCCCGCACTACCCCTCCGTCGAGATCTACCGGGTGGACACCGGCGGGATCAACCCGGCCGCACCGTATCTGGTCGACGCCGACGCGATGACCCGGGTGGCCGGCGCACCCGAGGCCCTGCTGCGGCTCGACGAACGCCGCCGCCTGGCCGGCCAGCCCCCGCTGGGGCCGATGCTGCTGACCACCGACGCCGAGCGCGCCGGCCTGCCGGTACAACCGGACGGATCCGCCGGGGTGATCGTCACCGACACCCCGACCGCCCGCGAAATCGACTACGGCCGCGTCGACGACCACGCCTCGGCGATCCGTGCCCCCGACGATGCCCGCCACACCCACAACCGTGTCCCGGACTACCCGGCAGGCGACGCCGCGCCGGTCTACGGAAAGTGGAGCGGCGGAAGGGTATCGGTGTCGAGTTCCGCGGCGGACTCCACCGCACTGCCCAATGTCGCACCGGCCACCGGGCCGCCCGCGGCAATCGACGGCGACGGTTCGACGTCGTGGGTGTCCAATGCTCTGCAGGCGGCCGTCGGCCAGTGGTTGCAGGTCGATTTCGATCACCCGGTCACCAACGCCACGCTGACGATCACTCCCAGTGCAACGGCGGTCGGCGCCCAGGTGCGGCGCATCGAGGTGGCCACCGCGACCGGTACGAGCAGCCTGCGCTTCGACACCGCCGGCCAGCAGTTGACCATCCCGCTGCCGGTCGGCGAGACCCCGTGGGTGCGGGTCACCGCAACCGCCACCAACGACGGTTCTTCCGGTGTGCAGTTCGGCATCACCGATCTGTCCGTGACCCAGTACGACGCCTCGGGATTCGCCCATCCGATCAACCTGCGCCACACCGTCGAAGTACCGGCACCTCCGGCAGATTCGGTTGTTGCGCAATGGGATCTGGGAACTGAACTACTGGGCAGACCCGGGTGCGCCGACAGTCCGGCCGGGGTGCGGTGCGCGGCAGCGCTGGCGCTGGCCTCCGAGGAGCAGGTCAACCTGAGCCGCACGCTCACGGTGCCGACGCCCACCGATGTCGAGCCGACGGTGTGGATCCGGTCCCGTCAGGGGCCCAACCTCGCCGATCTGGTCGCCCAACCCGGGACCACCCGCGCCTCCGGTGACGCGGACCCGATCGACGTGCTCGGGTCGTCCTATGCCGCGACCGACGGTGACCCGCGGACCTCATGGACCGCGCCGCAACGCGTTGTTCAGTTCAAGGCGCCGCCCACCCTGACGCTGAAACTGCCTGCGCCGATCGAAGTCGGCGCGCTGCGCATCGATCCGGGCGCCAGCCAACCGCCCGCGCACCCGACGCTGGTCTCGATCGACCTGGGCGACGGCCCGCAGGTGCACAAGCTCACCGACAACGGCAAGGCCCAGACCGCACAGCTCAAACCGCGGGTCACCGACACCATCACGGTGTCGTTGCTGGACTGGAACGACATCATCGACCGCACCTCGCTCGGCTTCGACCAGCTCAAGCCGCCCGGGCTCGCCGAACTGACCGTCCTCGACGTCCACGGCAAGCCCGTCGCCGCCGCCGACTCCGCCGCCAACCGCAAACGGACAGTGGCACTTCCGTGCGGGCAGGGTCCCATCATCGGCGTGGCCGGGCAGTTCATCCAGACCTCGGTGCGGACCACCGTGGGGGCACTCCTCGACGGCGACCCGATTCCGGCCCTGACCTGCCGGACCGGTCCGGTCACCCTGCCTGCTGGTCAACAGGAACTCCTGGTCAGCCCCGGTGCCGCGTTCGTCGTCGACGGTGTCGCGCTCAACACGCCGGCGGCCACCCAACTACGCACGGCCACAACAACTCCCGTCGACGCCCCGGTGTGGTCACCGGATCGCCGGCAGGTAGACGTGCCCCGATCAGACCACGCACGCGTCCTGGTGGTGCCCGAAAGCGTGAACCCGGGGTGGATCGCGCGCACCGCCGATGGCGTCGCCCTGACCGTGGTGAAGGCCAACGGTTGGCAGCAGGGCTGGGTGATCCCGGCCGGCAAGGACGGGCCGGTGACGCTGTCCTTCCCGTCGAACCGTCCCTACCGGATCGGTTTGATCGGCGGGCTCTCGTTGTTGCCGATACTGGCCCTGCTGGCACTGTGGCCGGCCCGGCGCCGCAGCCCGGAACTCGATCCGGTGCGGCCATGGCAACCATCGCCCCAGCTGATCGCGGCCGCGGTGCTCACCGCGGGGACCGCCATCGCCGGTCTGCCGGGACTGCTGGTCGCCGGTGCCACGCTCGGCGTGCGCTACCTACTGCGTGACCGCCACCTTTGGCAGGAACGGCTGACCGTGGCCGTGGCCGCAGGCGGGCTCACGCTGGCCGGCGCGACGCTCAGTCAGTACCCCTGGCGCTCGGTCGACGGGTATGTCGGGCACTCGCCATGGGTGCAGTTGCTCGCGTTGCTGTCGATCACCTTCGTCGCGGCATCCACGATCACCTTTGACTGA
- a CDS encoding R2-like ligand-binding oxidase produces MTRTHFGSLAAGGLNWDSLPLKLFAGGNAKFWNPADIDFSRDREDWESLTDREREYATRLCAQFIAGEEAVTNDIQPFMSAMAAEGRLGDEMYLTQFAFEEAKHTQVFRMWLDAVGVTEDLHSYFDELPAYRQIFYEELPESLEKLLVDPSPAAQVRASVVYNHVVEGMLALTGYFAWHRICVGRGILPGMQELIRRIGDDERRHMAWGTFTCRRHVAADDANWAVFETRMNELIPLALRLTEEGFTLYTPDVPFGLQVDEFMQYSADKGMRRFGTISSARGRPLAEIDLDYSPLQLEDTFADEDAKVLATAG; encoded by the coding sequence ATGACCAGGACACATTTCGGTTCGCTTGCGGCGGGCGGTCTCAATTGGGACAGCTTGCCGCTGAAGCTCTTTGCCGGGGGCAATGCGAAATTCTGGAATCCGGCCGACATCGACTTCTCCCGGGATCGGGAGGACTGGGAGTCGTTGACCGATCGGGAACGTGAGTACGCCACCCGGCTGTGTGCGCAGTTCATCGCCGGCGAGGAGGCCGTCACCAACGACATCCAGCCGTTCATGAGCGCGATGGCCGCCGAGGGGCGCCTCGGTGACGAGATGTATCTGACGCAGTTCGCTTTCGAGGAAGCCAAGCACACCCAGGTGTTCCGGATGTGGCTGGACGCCGTCGGAGTCACCGAGGATCTGCACAGCTACTTCGACGAGCTGCCGGCTTATCGGCAGATCTTCTACGAGGAGCTGCCGGAGTCGCTGGAGAAACTGCTCGTCGATCCCTCGCCGGCCGCGCAGGTGCGTGCGTCGGTGGTGTACAACCACGTGGTCGAGGGAATGCTGGCGCTCACCGGGTACTTCGCCTGGCACCGCATCTGTGTCGGGCGTGGCATTCTTCCCGGGATGCAGGAGCTGATCCGTCGTATCGGTGACGACGAGCGCAGGCACATGGCGTGGGGCACCTTCACCTGCCGCAGGCACGTCGCCGCCGACGACGCCAACTGGGCGGTGTTCGAAACCCGGATGAACGAGCTCATCCCGTTGGCGCTACGCCTCACCGAGGAGGGGTTCACGCTGTACACACCCGACGTCCCGTTCGGTCTTCAAGTGGACGAGTTCATGCAGTACTCCGCAGACAAGGGGATGCGCCGGTTCGGCACGATCAGCAGTGCCCGCGGTCGTCCGCTGGCCGAGATCGATCTCGACTACTCGCCGCTGCAGTTGGAGGACACGTTCGCTGACGAGGATGCCAAGGTGTTGGCCACGGCCGGTTGA
- a CDS encoding TetR/AcrR family transcriptional regulator, which translates to MPTVTWARVDPARRAAVIAAAEAEFGAHGYSRGSLNVIARKAGVAKGSLFQYFADKRDLYAFIADVASQRVRSYMEGRIRELDPGRPFFEFLPALLDDWVAYFADHPSERALHAAASFEVDVDARVSVRTVIHRHYLEVLRPLVRDAQTRGDLRPDSDVDALLSLLLMIFPHLALAPYVRGMDPILGLDEPSPEQPALAVRRLVGVLKAAFAVPEVPAATETAHHIQGGQFS; encoded by the coding sequence ATGCCAACGGTCACCTGGGCACGTGTGGATCCCGCTCGTCGGGCTGCGGTGATCGCGGCCGCCGAGGCGGAGTTCGGGGCGCACGGATACTCCCGCGGCAGCCTCAACGTCATCGCCCGCAAGGCCGGTGTCGCGAAAGGCAGTTTGTTCCAATATTTCGCCGACAAGCGCGACCTGTATGCCTTCATCGCCGATGTGGCCAGCCAGCGGGTGCGGTCATATATGGAAGGCCGGATCCGCGAGCTCGATCCGGGCCGCCCGTTCTTCGAGTTCCTCCCGGCCCTGCTCGACGACTGGGTGGCCTACTTCGCCGATCACCCCAGTGAACGGGCGCTGCACGCCGCAGCCAGTTTCGAGGTCGACGTCGACGCCCGGGTCAGCGTGCGCACCGTGATCCACCGCCACTACCTCGAGGTGCTGCGGCCCCTGGTGCGCGATGCGCAGACCCGCGGAGATCTGAGACCCGACAGCGACGTCGATGCGTTGCTGTCCCTGTTGTTGATGATCTTCCCGCACCTGGCGCTCGCGCCGTATGTGCGTGGAATGGATCCGATCCTGGGCCTGGACGAGCCCAGCCCCGAACAACCGGCACTCGCAGTACGCAGACTCGTCGGAGTATTGAAGGCCGCATTCGCGGTACCCGAAGTCCCGGCGGCCACCGAAACAGCCCATCACATCCAAGGAGGCCAATTTTCATGA
- a CDS encoding MFS transporter, giving the protein MRMAVTATSTWAPLASPIYRALWVAQFVSNLGTWMQTVGAQWMLVGDPRAPVLVPLVQTATTLPVMLLALPSGVLADLVDRRRLLLATQGAMAAGVAALATLTGAGLATPTVLLTLLFLIGCGQALTAPAWQAIQPDLVPREQIPAAAALGSMSMNGARAIGPAIAGALVSLSGPTLVFALNAVSFAGIVVVLLLWRRPVAEQLLPAERPLAALSAGGRFIRSSPIIRRILLRTVLFIAPASALWGLLPVVAQRQLGLSASGYGLLLGALGVGAVLGALVLGRLQFAFGLNALLIVAAFGFAGATVVLALVDNFGVVLVALVVGGAAWLLALSTVNASMQLSLPAWVRARGLSVYQLTFMGGQAIGSLVWGLAAGATSTVTALLISAGLLGLCAVSAWWWPLHARTGDLDLTPSAHWPEPALVFEPAPPDGPVLVLTSYRVQPEHEAEFFAAMGVLGRSRQRTGATQWQLFRSVERDAVFVEAFVVRSWDEHVRQHRTRLTGNDLLIEQSVKRWVEGDPVSHHLIAVKTP; this is encoded by the coding sequence ATGAGGATGGCCGTCACCGCAACGTCGACGTGGGCGCCGTTGGCGTCACCGATCTATCGGGCGCTGTGGGTTGCGCAGTTCGTCTCCAACCTCGGTACGTGGATGCAGACGGTCGGGGCGCAGTGGATGTTGGTCGGGGATCCGCGCGCCCCGGTGCTGGTTCCGTTGGTGCAGACCGCCACGACTCTGCCGGTCATGCTGCTGGCTCTGCCGTCGGGCGTACTCGCTGATCTGGTCGACCGGCGCAGGCTGCTGCTGGCCACCCAGGGTGCGATGGCCGCCGGCGTGGCTGCACTGGCGACGCTGACCGGTGCCGGTCTGGCCACGCCGACGGTATTGCTGACCTTGCTGTTCCTGATCGGCTGTGGGCAGGCGCTGACCGCCCCGGCCTGGCAGGCGATACAACCTGATCTTGTTCCACGCGAACAGATTCCGGCTGCTGCTGCGCTGGGCAGCATGAGCATGAACGGTGCCAGGGCGATCGGCCCGGCGATCGCCGGAGCGCTGGTGTCCCTGTCCGGCCCGACGCTGGTGTTCGCGCTCAACGCGGTCTCGTTTGCCGGCATCGTCGTGGTTCTGCTGCTATGGCGTCGCCCGGTGGCCGAGCAGCTGCTGCCCGCCGAGCGACCGTTGGCCGCGCTCAGCGCCGGCGGCCGTTTCATCCGCAGTTCACCGATCATCCGGCGGATCCTGCTGCGGACGGTGTTGTTCATCGCGCCGGCCAGTGCGCTGTGGGGTCTGCTGCCGGTTGTCGCGCAGCGTCAGCTGGGGTTGTCGGCATCCGGATACGGGCTGCTGCTGGGTGCGTTGGGGGTGGGGGCGGTGCTCGGTGCCCTCGTCCTGGGCCGGCTCCAGTTCGCGTTCGGCCTGAACGCCTTGCTGATCGTCGCGGCATTCGGATTCGCCGGGGCCACTGTGGTTCTGGCGCTGGTCGACAACTTCGGCGTGGTGCTGGTGGCGCTCGTGGTAGGTGGCGCGGCCTGGCTGCTGGCGCTGTCCACGGTCAATGCCTCGATGCAGTTGAGCCTGCCTGCCTGGGTGCGGGCCCGCGGGTTGTCGGTGTATCAGCTGACCTTCATGGGCGGCCAGGCGATCGGTTCGCTCGTGTGGGGCCTGGCCGCCGGTGCGACGAGCACCGTCACGGCGCTGCTAATCAGTGCCGGTCTGTTGGGGCTGTGCGCGGTCTCGGCCTGGTGGTGGCCGTTGCACGCGCGCACCGGCGATCTCGACCTGACGCCGTCCGCGCATTGGCCCGAACCGGCGCTGGTGTTCGAGCCGGCACCGCCCGATGGTCCTGTCCTGGTGCTGACCTCCTACCGGGTGCAACCCGAGCATGAGGCCGAGTTCTTCGCTGCCATGGGTGTGCTCGGCCGGTCTCGGCAGCGCACCGGGGCCACGCAGTGGCAGTTGTTCCGAAGTGTGGAGCGCGACGCGGTTTTCGTCGAGGCGTTCGTGGTGCGGTCCTGGGACGAGCATGTGCGACAGCACCGCACCCGCTTGACCGGCAATGACCTGCTCATCGAGCAGTCGGTGAAACGGTGGGTCGAGGGCGACCCGGTTTCGCACCACCTGATCGCCGTGAAAACACCTTGA
- a CDS encoding GNAT family N-acetyltransferase — translation MAEVRNIPEARHYEITVDGEHAGLAAYIDSGDQRIFHHTEIDEKFGGRGLAGELVSAALADARAAGKRIVAVCPFVVKYVKTHHDFDDILDPATPQVLAVVEANAG, via the coding sequence ATGGCTGAAGTCCGCAACATTCCCGAAGCACGCCATTACGAGATCACCGTCGACGGTGAGCACGCCGGCCTTGCGGCCTACATCGACTCCGGCGACCAGCGCATCTTCCATCACACCGAGATCGACGAGAAGTTCGGCGGCCGCGGCCTGGCGGGCGAGCTGGTCTCGGCGGCGCTGGCCGATGCCCGCGCCGCAGGCAAGCGCATCGTCGCGGTCTGCCCCTTTGTCGTGAAGTACGTCAAAACCCACCACGACTTCGACGACATCCTCGACCCGGCCACCCCCCAGGTGCTGGCCGTGGTCGAGGCCAACGCGGGATGA